In Candidatus Vicinibacter proximus, the genomic stretch ATTGCAAGCCTCCCCTGAATTAATTAATGATTCGGCAAAATTCGATTTTTTCCAAAAAAGATTTTAGATTGCATCTATAATAATCAAATTTAGTTCTAAGAAAAAATAAAATGACAAAACACCAAGCTAACAAATTGATTATTAGCAATTTAATAAAACATTTTAAAATATAAACTAATTTATTGACACGTCTAATGAAAATTCTTCAAATTTCTAAAACCTACTCACTCAATTAATGATAGCAATTATTAAATTCAAATAAAGTTGAATGAATCCAATTAAATATAAATTCAAATAATATTCTTAAATTAATATTAGCATTTAAAATAAAAGTACTTTAAAGTGATAACCTGACACCAAAAACAAACACTTCTTAAATATTGGATTCAAAAGTCAACAACGATTTTACTTTAAATTTTAAAACATAAAATATGAAATTCAATTCCAAATCAAGTTCCTTTTTTCTCATTGCATTTGCAATGCTCTCATCATTCTTTTTCCATGAAACTTTTGCTCAAGAACAAAAAATTACCCCCCTTACAAAAGAAAGCAAATCTGTAGAAAAACCAAAAAAAGGAATACTTCGTAATGAGGTGTCTCTTAATCCAGATGAATTAGTTTATACAGGATTCATCTATGTAAAATGCGGAAAAGATTTGCGAGAAGTAAAAAGAGCGGCCTTGCCAAGAAAACTTGTAACTTACGGAACAGATCATAAAGTCAGCAAGGTAGATGTGGCAGGATTTAAGACTGCCATGAATTACAAGCCATCCAGCTTATGCAAAGAACCAGAAGGTGCAGGAAAAGAATATTTCTTTATCTCACTTTCAAAAGAAGCTAATGTGCAAGGCAAACTACAATCCCGAGCAATTCCTACCAATTGCACTTATGAAATGACCAAAGATTGCAACTTAGAAAGATATGCAAAAAATTGCAACAGTGCCATTCTTTGCTCTTGCGAAGGACAAACCTATGGAGCGTGCGGTAACCCCGGTTGTAAAGATATGATTATGATTTGTCCCGACTATAAGGAAGATTAAATCCACTAATAACTCTTCATTCAACAAACAAATATTAAAAAATAAATCCATTTTTTTTAAACCTTTAATTCATTAAATAATTATGAAAATTTTATCGTTTATCAACTCAAAACATTTATTCTGTCTAATCCTACTTGCTAGTGCCGGTGGTCTCATGTCTCAAGACTTAAAAAAGAATCCTCCACAGACTCAAACCACCAAACCAGGAATGAAGGCCAGCAAACCAAAAGTCATAGAGGCTTCCAGTTCTGCAAATCCCGAAGAATTAATTTACACAGGTATTATTTATTCCAAATGTGGAAATGAAATCGTGGAAGTAAAAAGGGCCTTGATGCCCAGAAAATATGTAATTATTGGTGCCAATAACAAAATTGAAAAAGTAGATGCAGATGGTTTTAAAAAATCTATAAAATACAATGCTACTCAGGCGTGTAAACTTGGTTCCGGCACAGAATTTTTTGCCCTGCAAAGAAACACAAATCTGCCAAAAGGAGAAAGTCTAAATAAAAAACCTTCCGCTTGTGTGGTTGAACTCATCAATGATTTCTGCCACAGTATGAGCAGTGCCGATCCTTGTAATGCCGCAAAATACTGCGCTTGTGAAGAACAATTGCAACCAAGGCAAGCTTGTAGAGAAACTGCTTGTAAAGATATAGTGATCTGGTGCAACAACCAGACTTCCAAATAAACTGAGGCCTTAAAAAATTAATTTGCGTGTACACTTTTTTTTAAAAGACCCAGTCCTATCACTATATGAAAAGCTTCTTTTTCCTTGTATTCAGTATCTGTTTTAACATAGCAATATCTGAATGCAGGGAAAGAGATGCTTTATTTAATAAGCAGAAGCAAATTGTTCAAACTATCAACACCTACGCCATTGTCGTGGGTATTTCTAATTATCAGGACCCCGCAATTGCAGACTTAAAAGATGCCAGACGAGACGCAGAAACTTTTGCTGCCTGGCTTTATTCCGATGGTGGTGGAAATCTTCCACAGGAGAATGTAGTTCTACTTACTGATGAACAAGCAACACTTTCAAGAACGGCCCACGCAATCAATAGAATAGCCCAAGTCATTACAAAAAATGATAAATTAATATTGTATTTTTCAGGTTATGGCGCCGGAAATTTACGAGTGGACAGACTTCCGGATTTCTTCTATTTTAATGACACTCCTTCTGATGCAATAAGAGCAGGTTCCTACCCAATGATGCAACATTTTGCACATCTGATTAAAAGTAAAAAAAATCCTTACCTGATTATTAATCATCTTTATTCCCGTAATAACCATTCTACTCATGAAAGTTTAAGTCCTCAAGTCTATAGAAAAAAACTTTTTAAGAATGAGATCTTTTACGACCACATGATTAATGAATCTGCAGATTTATTATTTGGACTTAATTCCCTAAAGTTAAATTTAAACCATCACCTGATGGATGCATTATTGGGATTAGCAGATCAAAATAAAAATGACCGGGTAAGTTTTGAAGAACTTGGCAATTATTTTAACTTTTTAAAAGTGCCTAAAGAGACAGGGCCCGGTCTACTTTTCCTCGCTTGTTCAAAATCAAATGATGAGATTGCCAAGGTGGATGTTGCGTTAATTAAAACCATTAGGAATCATAAAGACCCTAACTTTCCTTCCATATTAAAATCAGAAGGCACAGAAAAAGAACAAAAAATCATATCTCTATTAAATCAAAACATTCAAGACTTATACCAAAATTTTCTCATCTCGATAAAACTTGGGCATTTAATGGCGCCCGATCTGCCAAACGCCACACTAATCCTGGATTCCATGGCTCTGTATGAAGAATTGAAACCATTGATTTCTGATTTCAGAAGAAAGCTAAGTGCTGCATTGCAGGATGAAACACAGCAAGCTATAAATGCCTATCTGAATGCAGATTCAAAAGAGCTGCTTAGGCGAACTAATTTTAAAGATAAATATCGGAAATATCCGGAATATCTGGAGAAATCTATTCAGTTGACTGGAAAGCCAAATTTTATGTATAATATTTTGGAAGCAAAAAAATACTATTTTTTGGGTTTGAATAAAAGATTTGAAGCTATTGATTCTAAAAAGAAAAAATTATTTGACGAGGCATTAGAATTGCAATTAAAAGGATTGGAGTTTGAACCTGAGGCCTCTTTTATTCTGAATGAAATTGCCAACATATATGCCAGCACGAATAAACCTGAATTGGCTAAAAAATATTTCCATGAAGCGATAATTCTGACTCCGGGTTGGAGTATCCCCTATTCCAATTTGAGTAAATTAAGCATAAACAGTCCTGTTGAATCCATCAAATATGGCAAGATGGCAACCAGGTTAAATGAAACTAATGTTTTTGCATGGAACAGTCTTGGGACTGCCTATTTAAGAAACAACAATTTGGAAGATGCTGAATCATGTTTTATTCGTGCCATCAAACTGGAACCAAAATATTCTGAAGCCTTTTAAAACTTGCCTGCATCAGATCCATTAAAAATGAAATTCC encodes the following:
- a CDS encoding tetratricopeptide repeat protein codes for the protein MKSFFFLVFSICFNIAISECRERDALFNKQKQIVQTINTYAIVVGISNYQDPAIADLKDARRDAETFAAWLYSDGGGNLPQENVVLLTDEQATLSRTAHAINRIAQVITKNDKLILYFSGYGAGNLRVDRLPDFFYFNDTPSDAIRAGSYPMMQHFAHLIKSKKNPYLIINHLYSRNNHSTHESLSPQVYRKKLFKNEIFYDHMINESADLLFGLNSLKLNLNHHLMDALLGLADQNKNDRVSFEELGNYFNFLKVPKETGPGLLFLACSKSNDEIAKVDVALIKTIRNHKDPNFPSILKSEGTEKEQKIISLLNQNIQDLYQNFLISIKLGHLMAPDLPNATLILDSMALYEELKPLISDFRRKLSAALQDETQQAINAYLNADSKELLRRTNFKDKYRKYPEYLEKSIQLTGKPNFMYNILEAKKYYFLGLNKRFEAIDSKKKKLFDEALELQLKGLEFEPEASFILNEIANIYASTNKPELAKKYFHEAIILTPGWSIPYSNLSKLSINSPVESIKYGKMATRLNETNVFAWNSLGTAYLRNNNLEDAESCFIRAIKLEPKYSEAF